In Anastrepha obliqua isolate idAnaObli1 unplaced genomic scaffold, idAnaObli1_1.0 ptg000012l, whole genome shotgun sequence, a single window of DNA contains:
- the LOC129251378 gene encoding uncharacterized protein LOC129251378, whose amino-acid sequence MNCPLAKLIICEIHKVTLHAGPRIMQTVLQRRYWVIGARSLIRNIYHKCVKCTYLNRNLTTQVMGDLPVIRTTYARCFIHTAVDFAGPYLYKFTQGRGAKAIKGYICSFICMCTGAMHLEFVGDLSTPAFLDAFKRFTNRRGFCKVMTSDNGTNFVGAEKELRIAFQQCMADIKLRSFFADSNIEWRFNPPAAPHMGGYWETGVKRVKYHLKRVLGEVPLSYEEFNTLLTEIEACVNSRSLCDNSEAAGDLEVLTPGHFIVGEPLKSIPEPEGQGFRGNLRQRWQAISAMRQHF is encoded by the coding sequence atgaactGTCCGCTTGCTAAGTTAATAATCTGCGAAATACACAAGGTCACTTTGCACGCTGGGCCCCGCATTATGCAAACTGTCTTGCAACGTCGTTATTGGGTTATCGGCGCTCGTAGCTTGATCCGTAATATATACCATAAGTGCGTGAAATGCACTTATTTGAACCGCAATCTTACCACACAAGTCATGGGTGATCTACCTGTCATTCGCACAACCTACGCCCGTTGTTTCATTCACACTGCTGTCGACTTCGCTGGACCTTACCTCTACAAATTCACCCAAGGAAGAGGAGCTAAGGCTATCAAAGGCTACATCTGCTCGTTCATTTGTATGTGCACTGGTGCAATGCAtctcgaatttgttggtgaCCTGTCAACACCAGCTTTCCTAGATGCATTTAAAAGGTTCACAAATCGTCGAGGTTTTTGTAAGGTCATGACATCAGATAACGGTACAAATTTCGTTGGAGCCGAGAAGGAGTTGCGCATTGCATTTCAACAGTGCATGGCTGATATTAAACTTCGCTCTTTCTTTGCGGACTCGAATATCGAATGGCGTTTTAATCCACCGGCTGCACCCCATATGGGAGGTTACTGGGAGACCGGAGTCAAACGTGTTAAGTATCATTTAAAACGCGTATTAGGAGAAGTTCCACTATCATACGAAGAGTTCAACACACTTTTGACTGAAATAGAAGCTTGCGTAAACTCTCGCTCACTCTGTGACAACTCTGAAGCTGCTGGTGACTTAGAAGTTTTAACTCCCGGACATTTCATAGTCGGTGAACCGCTTAAGTCAATACCGGAACCTGAGGGTCAAGGGTTTCGTGGAAATCTTCGACAGCGatggcaagcaatttctgccatgagacaaCATTTCTGA
- the LOC129251376 gene encoding putative nuclease HARBI1: MRRRILASLRSTEDPFLLEEDVFRRFLRFPKSFCWELIQDLKPLDKFERNSRIPFELRFVSVLYFLANGSYQSVIGNCHFSAMSQPSVSRCIEQICKMVVEHKHFEISFPNEAEHYNSIKRGFHNKFGIKGVIGAIDCTHIAILSPQSLIAGVVPHEYMNRKGYYSINVEAICNDELIFQNVNARFPGSCHDAGIWTTSPVRIKLIREHIVGAFKWLLGDSGYPLEPWLLTPIATPSSASEEIFNKTHIKARNTIERAFGVLKSRFRCLSKERVLRYSHKNAAAIIYTCVIFHNMLQKRGIFTDEAMPPEDPSNDEASEPIRSTEYYSEGRRARQNCINALIL; this comes from the exons ATGCGTAGACGGATTCTGGCAAGTTTACGCAGCACGGAAGACCCATTCCTTCTGGAAGAAGACGTTTTCAGGAGGTTTTTAAGATTCCCGAAATCCTTCTGCTGGGAACTTATTCAAGATCTCAAACCACTTGACAAGTTTGAGCGGAATTCGAGAATTCCATTTGAACTTCGG TTTGTTTCAGTACTATATTTTCTGGCAAATGGCTCCTACCAAAGCGTTATTGGAAACTGCCACTTCTCGGCAATGAGTCAACCAAGCGTGTCGAGATGTATTGAGCAAATTTGCAAGATGGTAGTGGAACACAAACACTTTGAAATTAGTTTTCCCAATGAGGCGGAGCATTACAACAGCATAAAGAGGGG TTTCCACAACAAATTCGGAATAAAAGGCGTCATAGGTGCTATTGACTGCACACATATTGCAATACTTTCCCCGCAATCTTTAATTGCTGGAGTAGTACCTCATGAGTATATGAATCGCAAGGGATACTACAGCATTAATGTTGAAGCC ATTTGCAACGACgaactaatttttcaaaacgtCAATGCACGATTCCCAGGATCTTGTCATGACGCCGGTATATGGACAACTTCGCCGGTGAGAATCAAACTCATCAGGGAACACATTGTGGGGGCATTTAAATGGCTTTTAGGTGATTCAGGTTATCCTTTGGAGCCATGGCTTCTAACACCAATAGCAACACCTTCTTCCGCTAGCGAagagattttcaataaaacacaTATAAAAGCAAGGAACACAATTGAACGTGCCTTTGGAGTCCTGAAATCACGATTTCGGTGTCTATCCAAAGAGCGCGTTCTTAGATATTCACACAAAAATGCGGCAGCTATCATCTATACATGTGTAATATTCCACAATATGCTGCAAAAACGTGGCATATTCACTGATGAGGCCATGCCACCAGAAGACCCATCGAATGATGAAGCTAGTGAACCAATAAGGTCAACAGAATATTATTCTGAAGGCAGAAGGGCGAGGCAAAATTGCATAAACGCACTTATActgtaa
- the LOC129251377 gene encoding uncharacterized protein LOC129251377, with amino-acid sequence MSNSTKTRDSALNAIKRYMAKSIDEAFTMDAENIASYLQLLSEQWVRFNVAQDAVEITCGADVIEIEENVRIQAETWYSTTSANFNRVKNCRTKSQDSSTKASVSAVIRLPKMELPTFSGDSTEWIGFFDAFSSLVDNNSALSDGQKLHYLRSCLKNDALKIISGFKICDANYVEAWGLLTSRYKVIRVIVESHLRALAEIKRATHDNADAIKGVIDAFQQHICELKALGRPIDFWDDWLVHEVVSKLAFETRKQWELSLVSDDPPSFEQLITFLEIRCRSLSMFSSSTTSVPIKVKTASASKSTNVFHAVSKQSNVCAYCSGPHKIYSSEKFRELDLSTKSQFVKQGRICFNCLSSGHYKDRCNSASTCRMCKQRHHTLLHGALQSTTVPAVNNYIGNATHSLCVADATSKVSAKTFELPASVDVPRVSSCLNSSSNPPIAVERVVLLSTALVKVRDCSGNWQPARALFDSGSHASFVTEACVQRLGLPRSTSEVNITGIGSAQGGRARGEVSLSLSSFSTNQCFTVKTLILSKITSDLPTQTITTSSWPHIRGLFLADPHFMKPGRVDILIGMDVMDQLICTELRKGPSGAPMAQLTVFGWTLFGSVNGSEPDMLRLQSLHCDVHLDRALNKLWELEEAPQKTYLTHEERYCEDHFETTHRREPNGQFVVELPLKPDVALGESRNFAIRNLLRLERRLACDSDLRLRYNEFMNELIDMKHMQVTSDTMNPTYYMPHHPVLKESSTTTKFRVVFNASAKSTSGNSLNDALFIGPQLQEDLYSILLRFRTHRYAVTADVAKMYRQICVSLKHADLQRIVWRSHPSLPIQDFRMVRVTYGVAAASHLAVRSLQQTARDSSNGCAMAVSVILKDFYMDDLLTGTSSKEELRLLQQNISKRMFLSDASTLFDPLGLLAPATINSKIWFQDIWRTKVGWDDIIPESIATKWLEHRIELKQLAHLKVNRWFGTEVAGSFTQLHVFADASERAYAAVLYARTTQSDGSITVSLISSKTKVAPLKPTTLPRLELCAAHLAAKLVRSVLHCWSELRYPLFAWTDSTITLAWLQAHPSRWVTFIANRVADIQEVLPPGCWNHVRSEQNPADCASRGITPSELLRHQLWWAGPIFLKSTEQLWKQKKSKEHTTELSIRNSIRAPVTNSKYY; translated from the coding sequence atgtcgaattctaCTAAAACGCGCGATTCCGCTCTCAATGCCATTAAACGGTATATGGCAAAAAGTATTGATGAGGCATTCACTATGGATGCAGAGAATATTGCAAGCTACCTTCAGTTATTGAGTGAACAGTGGGTTCGTTTTAACGTTGCTCAAGACGCTGTAGAAATTACTTGTGGTGCCgatgttattgaaattgaagaaaatgtgcGTATCCAAGCCGAGACTTGGTACTCTACAACTTCAGCTAACTTTAACCGCGTGAAAAATTGTCGTACTAAATCGCAAGATAGCTCCACAAAGGCATCTGTGTCCGCGGTTATACGTTTACCGAAAATGGAGTTGCCCACATTCTCCGGTGACTCTACAGAATGGATTGGTTTTTTCGACGCGTTTTCTTCGTTAGTTGATAATAACTCTGCTTTATCAGATGGACAAAAGTTGCACTATCTCCGAAGCTGCTTGAAAAATGACGCGTTGAAAATTATCagtggttttaaaatatgtgACGCAAATTACGTTGAAGCTTGGGGTCTATTAACATCGCGGTATAAGGTTATTCGTGTAATTGTGGAATCTCATCTTCGCGCGTTGGCTGAAATTAAAAGGGCTACGCATGACAATGCTGACGCAATCAAAGGTGTAATTGATGCATTCCAACAGCATATTTGCGAGCTTAAAGCGTTGGGTCGTCCGATTGATTTTTGGGATGATTGGTTGGTACATGAGGTCGTCAGTAAGTTGGCATTCGAAACGCGTAAGCAGTGGGAGTTATCGCTCGTTAGTGATGATCCTCCATCTTTTGAGcaactaataacatttttagagaTAAGATGCCGATCGTtatcgatgttttcgtcgtcaaCAACATCAGTACCAATTAAGGTTAAAACTGCATCAGCAAGCAAGTCGACAAATGTGTTCCACGCGGTATCAAAACAAAGTAACGTGTGTGCATATTGTAGTGGACCTCATAAAATTTACAGTTCTgaaaaatttcgtgaattgGACTTGTCCACAAAATCACAGTTCGTGAAGCAAGGTCGCATATGCTTCAACTGCTTAAGTTCAGGTCACTATAAAGACCGTTGTAACAGTGCTTCCACTTGCCGCATGTGTAAACAACGTCATCACACTCTGTTGCACGGTGCTTTGCAGTCAACGACCGTTCCCGCAGTGAACAATTACATCGGCAACGCGACGCATTCGTTATGCGTTGCTGACGCAACATCAAAGGTAAGCGCAAAAACTTTTGAACTTCCAGCAAGCGTCGACGTTCCACGCGTTTCTTCATGCTTGAACTCGAGCTCCAATCCACCCATAGCTGTAGAAAGAGTTGTGCTGTTATCCACCGCATTAGTGAAGGTACGCGACTGTTCTGGTAATTGGCAGCCCGCACGTGCACTTTTCGATTCTGGATCACATGCTTCCTTTGTGACTGAAGCGTGTGTGCAACGCTTAGGCCTGCCGCGATCAACATCTGAAGTTAACATTACTGGAATTGGGTCAGCGCAAGGAGGACGAGCTAGAGGTGAAGTATCACtttctctttcttctttctctACAAATCAATGCTTTACTGTCAAAACGTTAATTCTGTCTAAAATTACAAGCGACTTGCCAACACAGACTATAACTACTTCATCGTGGCCACATATCCGAGGTTTGTTTTTAGCCGATCCCCATTTTATGAAGCCTGGACGGGTCGATATATTGATTGGAATGGACGTTATGGATCAACTGATCTGTACAGAACTTCGTAAGGGTCCATCTGGAGCTCCTATGGCTCAACTGACGGTCTTTGGGTGGACTCTATTTGGAAGCGTGAATGGATCTGAGCCTGATATGCTACGCTTACAGTCGTTACATTGCGATGTTCATTTGGATCGAGCATTGAACAAGTTATGGGAGTTAGAGGAAGCTCCGCAAAAAACGTATCTTACGCATGAGGAGCGTTACTGTGAAGACCATTTTGAAACAACGCATCGAAGGGAACCTAACGGACAGTTTGTCGTCGAATTGCCGCTGAAGCCCGATGTAGCTCTGGGAGAGTCGCGAAACTTTGCTATCCGGAATTTGTTACGACTTGAAAGAAGACTCGCTTGTGACTCCGATCTTCGTTTACGCTACAATGAATTCATGAATGAACTCATTGACATGAAACATATGCAGGTCACGTCAGATACTATGAATCCAACGTATTATATGCCTCATCATCCTGTTTTAAAGGAAAGTAGTACCACGACCAAATTTAGAGTTGTATTTAACGCGTCCGCAAAATCAACTTCCGGAAATTCGCTGAATGACGCATTATTTATAGGACCTCAATTGCAGGAAGATTTATACTCCATCTTACTTCGCTTTAGAACACACCGCTATGCTGTAACAGCAGATGTCGCCAAAATGTATCGTCAAATCTGCGTATCCTTAAAACACGCCGATTTGCAACGCATCGTATGGCGTAGCCACCCATCCCTGCCTATCCAAGATTTTCGCATGGTTCGCGTAACGTACGGAGTGGCAGCTGCATCTCATCTAGCTGTCCGATCACTTCAACAGACGGCAAGAGATTCGTCGAATGGTTGTGCTATGGCTGTTAGTGTTATTCTCAAGGATTTTTACATGGATGATCTACTTACTGGTACATCTAGTAAAGAAGAACTTCGAttgttgcagcaaaatatttccaaGCGCATGTTTCTATCAGATGCAAGTACGCTCTTCGATCCTCTGGGCCTGCTTGCTCCCGCtactataaattcaaaaatttggtttcagGACATATGGCGCACTAAGGTAGGTTGGGATGATATCATTCCTGAGTCTATCGCAACGAAGTGGTTGGAGCATCGCATAGAGCTCAAGCAATTGGCACATTTGAAGGTGAACCGTTGGTTTGGTACTGAAGTAGCTGGGTCATTTACGCAATTGCACGTATTCGCAGACGCGTCCGAGCGCGCTTACGCCGCCGTCTTGTATGCACGAACAACACAAAGCGACGGTAGCATTACTGTGTCATTAATTTCGTCGAAAACCAAGGTAGCTCCGCTTAAGCCGACAACGTTGCCACGTCTTGAATTATGCGCCGCTCATCTTGCTGCTAAACTAGTGCGAAGCGTGCTGCACTGCTGGTCTGAACTCCGTTATCCGCTTTTCGCTTGGACTGATTCTACTATAACATTGGCATGGTTACAAGCTCACCCCAGCAGATGGGTGACATTTATAGCCAACCGCGTAGCTGATATTCAAGAAGTTTTGCCTCCCGGATGTTGGAACCACGTTCGTTCTGAACAGAATCCTGCAGATTGTGCTTCAAGAGGTATAACTCCCTCCGAATTATTACGTCATCAATTGTGGTGGGCTGGTCCTATTTTCCTGAAAAGCACTGAACAATTATGGAAGCAGAAAAAATCTAAAGAGCACACTACAGAGCTGAGCATACGAAATAGTATTCGTGCCCCTGTGACTAATTCTAAATATTATTAG